Proteins encoded by one window of uncultured Sunxiuqinia sp.:
- a CDS encoding polysaccharide pyruvyl transferase family protein, whose translation MKIAILTQPLHVNYGGLLQNFALQKVLKDMGHEVYTVDLPFRDFWYSKYRAIAANIVKKYILGRKEISNIIPKSNAPTAKEKLIISQYTEKFISENIDLTQRISIVEKLPKLRNYNFDAFVVGSDQVWRMAYSPGIFAFFLDFLFKNENITKIAYAASFGIDYWEYDEVTTNKLKLLIQKFDAISVREKSGVKLCRKYLDVNANFVLDPTFLLKKEHYVLFAEKAQSYFSPHSKSILLYVLDDSAMKRKVIAVVQEMLGMKTTSAMPEKKYEEKNWSDVEECVYPPVENWVRNFMDAEFVITDSFHGTLFSIIFNKQFLVIGNKERGLSRFNSILGELNLEDRMIIDEKGLTNDFMTTPINYEKVNEMLSDMQDLSIHFLEESLGVKN comes from the coding sequence ATGAAAATAGCAATACTTACTCAGCCTTTACATGTGAATTATGGCGGGTTATTACAGAATTTTGCCCTTCAAAAAGTATTAAAAGATATGGGACATGAGGTTTACACTGTTGATCTCCCATTTCGAGATTTTTGGTATAGTAAATATCGAGCGATCGCTGCTAATATTGTAAAAAAATATATATTGGGAAGAAAAGAGATTTCAAACATTATCCCTAAATCAAATGCCCCAACAGCTAAAGAGAAATTGATAATTAGTCAATACACTGAAAAATTTATTAGTGAGAATATTGATCTTACACAAAGGATTTCAATTGTTGAAAAACTACCAAAATTAAGAAACTATAATTTTGATGCTTTTGTTGTGGGAAGTGATCAGGTTTGGAGAATGGCTTATTCTCCGGGTATTTTTGCCTTTTTCTTAGATTTTCTTTTTAAAAATGAGAATATAACTAAAATTGCTTATGCGGCCTCTTTCGGTATTGATTATTGGGAATACGATGAAGTTACTACTAATAAGCTCAAACTGTTAATCCAAAAGTTTGATGCAATTTCAGTGAGGGAGAAATCAGGCGTAAAACTTTGTAGAAAGTATCTGGATGTAAATGCAAATTTTGTTTTAGATCCTACATTTTTATTAAAGAAAGAGCATTATGTCTTATTTGCAGAAAAAGCTCAATCTTATTTCTCCCCCCATAGTAAATCCATTTTGCTTTATGTGCTGGATGATTCTGCTATGAAACGGAAAGTTATTGCAGTAGTACAAGAAATGTTGGGAATGAAAACCACTTCGGCAATGCCAGAGAAGAAATATGAAGAAAAAAATTGGAGCGACGTTGAAGAGTGTGTTTATCCTCCAGTTGAGAATTGGGTGAGGAATTTTATGGATGCAGAATTTGTAATAACTGATTCATTTCATGGAACTTTGTTCTCAATCATTTTTAACAAACAATTTCTTGTAATTGGGAATAAAGAACGGGGATTATCGCGGTTTAATTCTATTTTAGGAGAGTTGAATTTAGAAGATAGGATGATTATAGATGAAAAAGGATTGACTAATGATTTTATGACCACACCGATTAACTATGAAAAAGTGAATGAAATGTTATCAGATATGCAGGATTTATCAATTCACTTTTTAGAGGAATCGTTAGGAGTCAAGAATTGA
- a CDS encoding Coenzyme F420 hydrogenase/dehydrogenase, beta subunit C-terminal domain → MTEVRELFETVIKNNYCIGCGACASVKDSPFEIKMNEYGNLVAFADEDELDNSNAKVLNICPFSEKSKNEDLLGKEYFPNNKVEDHMLGKYLSCYAGYVVDGEFRKQGGSGGMGKWLGYTLLEKDMIDYFIQVAPNMKKKVDDHLFEYKIFTNYNDIVAGSKSAYYPTTLFDVINFVKKNEGRYAITGVPCFIKTLRLIGIENSEFRERIKYTIGIICGGMKSANQASIIGMQMGVSPKDLTGIDFRRKFEDMPAYRKTYQVWSRKDKIERYEEESRLYGTDWGIGFFKPMACEFCDDVVGETADISLGDAWLPKYSSDPKGTNVVIVRNRELQKLLEEANEHKSISIEPLTSEEVVQSQAGGFRHRREALSVRIANKESQNKWYPPKRINKIDYKISKKRHKIYNLRETISQNSHIAALDAIQKKDFSLFKAKMDPFLIQYNNLNKPTFFDKLNRLLRDTVKRFFSFFDK, encoded by the coding sequence ATGACAGAAGTTAGAGAACTATTTGAAACAGTAATTAAAAATAATTATTGTATAGGTTGTGGTGCATGTGCTTCAGTAAAAGATTCACCTTTTGAAATCAAAATGAATGAATACGGTAATCTGGTTGCATTTGCTGATGAGGATGAACTTGATAATAGTAATGCAAAGGTCTTAAATATTTGCCCTTTTTCTGAGAAATCGAAAAATGAAGACTTATTAGGGAAAGAATATTTTCCCAATAATAAGGTTGAAGACCATATGCTTGGGAAATATCTATCCTGTTATGCTGGATATGTTGTTGATGGAGAATTCCGAAAGCAGGGAGGTTCTGGAGGAATGGGAAAATGGTTGGGCTATACATTATTGGAGAAAGACATGATTGATTATTTCATTCAAGTAGCTCCTAATATGAAAAAGAAAGTAGATGATCATTTGTTTGAATACAAAATTTTTACAAATTACAATGATATTGTTGCTGGTTCAAAATCGGCTTATTACCCAACAACCTTATTCGATGTTATTAATTTCGTTAAAAAGAATGAAGGGCGTTATGCTATTACAGGAGTTCCATGTTTTATTAAAACCTTGAGATTAATTGGAATAGAAAATTCTGAATTTAGAGAAAGGATAAAATATACAATTGGGATTATCTGTGGAGGTATGAAAAGTGCCAATCAGGCATCTATTATTGGGATGCAGATGGGAGTTAGCCCAAAAGATTTAACTGGGATTGATTTTCGAAGAAAGTTTGAAGACATGCCTGCTTATCGTAAAACATACCAGGTTTGGTCAAGAAAAGATAAAATAGAAAGATATGAAGAAGAAAGTAGGCTATATGGCACCGATTGGGGAATAGGCTTTTTTAAACCCATGGCTTGTGAATTTTGTGATGACGTTGTCGGTGAGACAGCCGACATTTCATTAGGAGATGCCTGGCTTCCCAAGTATAGCTCGGATCCAAAGGGAACCAATGTTGTTATCGTTCGCAATAGAGAATTACAAAAGTTACTTGAAGAGGCCAATGAACACAAGTCTATATCAATAGAACCTTTAACAAGCGAAGAGGTAGTTCAATCTCAGGCGGGGGGCTTTAGACATAGACGAGAGGCTTTATCAGTCCGGATTGCAAATAAGGAATCTCAAAATAAATGGTACCCGCCTAAGAGAATTAATAAAATAGATTATAAAATATCTAAAAAAAGACATAAGATATATAATTTGAGAGAAACTATTTCTCAAAACAGCCATATTGCAGCCCTTGACGCAATTCAAAAGAAAGATTTTTCTTTATTTAAAGCCAAAATGGATCCTTTTCTGATTCAATATAATAACTTAAATAAGCCCACTTTTTTTGATAAACTGAATAGGTTACTTAGGGATACTGTAAAAAGGTTTTTTAGTTTTTTTGATAAATAA
- a CDS encoding oligosaccharide flippase family protein: protein MSESNNQRIAKNTILLYIRMGFSIVVSLYTARIVLESLGVEDYGVYNVVGGFVAMFSLISGSLSSASTRFLTFELGRENQAELKKVFSTSINIHLILAFLILIIAEVAGIWFLNNKMNIPADRLVAANWTFQFSILSFVVSLISVPYNSVIIAHEHMKAFAYISILEVILKLIIVLLLTISPYDKLISYSLLLLVVAIVIRVIYGIYCHYNFEESKYSFVFDKKLFKQMSGFAGWNFIGTSALLLKDQGVNILLNIFAGPAVNAARGISYQVKGAIGGFAHNFMTAINPQITKSYASGDKEYMMTLIHQGARLSYYLLFFLSLPLFVEANTVLDIWLKDVPEHAVNFARLILILTLVDSLSETLVIAMLATGKIKKYQLIVGGIQLLNFPFSYFLLKIGFFPEVTMIVAISLSIVSLFARLYLLRGMINLAFSVFFKQVIINVLLVSVLSIFIPYWVYLSFESGWIRLLFVCMVSVVSTLSAIYFVGCSKRERSWINKKIQTVLIR, encoded by the coding sequence ATGTCTGAATCAAATAACCAAAGGATAGCCAAGAATACGATATTGCTTTATATCAGGATGGGATTTTCTATTGTGGTATCTTTATATACTGCTCGTATTGTATTGGAATCTCTCGGTGTCGAAGATTATGGCGTTTATAATGTTGTAGGAGGATTTGTGGCCATGTTTTCCTTGATTTCTGGCTCATTATCAAGTGCATCTACAAGATTTCTTACTTTTGAGTTGGGACGAGAAAATCAAGCGGAGCTTAAAAAGGTATTTTCAACATCTATAAATATTCATTTGATTTTAGCGTTCTTAATTTTAATTATTGCTGAAGTTGCAGGTATTTGGTTTTTAAATAATAAAATGAACATACCAGCAGACAGATTAGTCGCTGCTAATTGGACTTTTCAGTTTTCTATTTTATCGTTTGTCGTCAGTTTGATCAGCGTTCCTTATAATTCTGTGATTATTGCCCATGAGCATATGAAAGCCTTTGCATATATATCTATCTTAGAAGTTATTCTAAAGCTCATTATTGTTTTATTATTGACCATTTCGCCCTATGACAAGTTAATTAGTTACTCGCTTCTTTTGCTTGTTGTTGCAATTGTTATCAGAGTAATTTATGGAATCTATTGTCATTATAATTTTGAAGAAAGTAAGTATTCTTTTGTTTTCGATAAGAAGCTATTTAAGCAGATGAGCGGATTTGCTGGCTGGAATTTTATTGGAACATCAGCATTGCTTTTAAAAGACCAAGGTGTAAATATTTTGCTTAATATATTTGCAGGTCCAGCAGTTAACGCAGCCAGAGGAATTTCATACCAAGTAAAAGGAGCAATTGGTGGATTTGCTCATAATTTTATGACCGCAATAAATCCTCAAATTACAAAATCATATGCCTCAGGGGACAAAGAATATATGATGACTTTGATTCATCAAGGGGCAAGATTGTCATATTATTTGCTGTTTTTTTTGTCGTTACCACTTTTTGTAGAGGCCAATACAGTGTTGGATATCTGGTTAAAGGATGTGCCAGAGCATGCTGTTAATTTTGCGCGACTAATCTTGATTCTTACATTAGTTGATTCTCTATCAGAAACTCTAGTAATAGCTATGCTAGCAACTGGCAAAATCAAAAAATACCAATTGATCGTTGGCGGAATACAGCTACTGAATTTCCCGTTTTCATATTTTTTGCTAAAAATAGGTTTCTTCCCGGAAGTTACGATGATTGTGGCAATTAGCTTATCAATTGTCAGCTTATTTGCACGTTTATATCTTTTGAGAGGGATGATCAATTTGGCATTTTCCGTATTTTTCAAACAGGTAATAATTAATGTTTTGTTAGTATCGGTCCTTTCAATATTTATACCATATTGGGTATACTTATCTTTTGAAAGCGGTTGGATTCGGTTACTATTTGTATGCATGGTGAGTGTGGTATCTACGTTGTCTGCGATATACTTCGTAGGATGTTCAAAGCGAGAACGGAGTTGGATAAATAAAAAAATACAAACAGTATTAATTAGATAG
- a CDS encoding glycosyltransferase, whose amino-acid sequence MGATTLLISIIVPVYNANKYLDECINSILNQSFNSFELLMVNDGSTDDSGRICDEIASTDGRVRVFHKKNGGVTSARKVGWQNSKCKWVVFVDADDVLHADCLDVLYKNAIDRNCDIVNGSFESFPNGRLWRHKTLGMLSQNDYLKSLLLGETYGVLYASLYKREIIKDSSFSFDSSIKIGEDVLTKIEIGFRAKAILNISDVVYDYRDNESSAMNNTILHPSYYDRYHKYKKDLFVNSGLLSTEIKEVLEKEKINSQIDAFFSPYIYFDGQYFNNLNKYTKTYSISNIDQGTTRVFFLALRFKILSKVIKSLYGYAYRLKHRNHSLKNNKKIIY is encoded by the coding sequence ATGGGTGCAACCACATTATTGATTTCTATTATTGTTCCAGTTTACAATGCTAATAAATACCTTGATGAATGTATTAATAGCATTTTAAATCAGTCATTTAATTCCTTTGAATTGTTAATGGTGAATGATGGCAGTACGGATGATTCTGGTAGAATTTGCGATGAAATAGCGTCTACGGATGGTCGAGTAAGAGTTTTTCATAAAAAGAATGGAGGAGTCACTTCTGCAAGAAAGGTGGGATGGCAAAACTCAAAATGTAAATGGGTAGTATTTGTAGATGCAGACGACGTTTTACATGCTGACTGTTTAGATGTGCTTTATAAAAATGCAATCGATCGAAACTGTGATATTGTAAATGGAAGTTTTGAAAGCTTCCCAAACGGTAGGTTGTGGAGGCATAAAACATTGGGAATGTTGTCGCAAAATGATTATCTAAAATCCCTTTTATTGGGAGAAACATACGGGGTACTGTATGCTTCCCTTTATAAGAGAGAAATTATCAAAGATTCTTCGTTTTCTTTTGATTCGTCTATAAAAATTGGAGAAGATGTATTGACAAAAATAGAAATTGGCTTTAGAGCAAAAGCGATATTAAATATTAGCGATGTGGTGTATGATTATAGGGATAATGAGTCATCTGCAATGAATAATACTATATTGCATCCGTCATATTACGATAGATACCATAAATATAAGAAAGACTTATTTGTTAATTCGGGGCTTTTGAGTACAGAGATTAAGGAGGTATTGGAGAAAGAGAAAATAAATTCTCAAATAGACGCTTTCTTTTCTCCATATATTTATTTTGATGGTCAATATTTTAACAATTTAAATAAGTACACAAAAACATATTCGATTTCGAACATAGATCAAGGTACAACTCGTGTTTTCTTTTTGGCTCTTAGATTTAAGATTCTTTCTAAAGTAATTAAGTCTCTTTATGGGTATGCTTATAGGCTTAAGCATCGAAATCACAGTCTTAAAAACAATAAAAAGATAATTTATTAA
- a CDS encoding DapH/DapD/GlmU-related protein, with translation MKMISRLILAPVGFFYKLVEALKEGSRDVKNKLDYKNASIESGCCINERSKISQHVHIFENSTINYSKISSFTYIGRNCLIQNASIGKFCSIASDCMIGLGSHPLDMFSTSPIFYRRDNPLKFELIEEEVNIEEYSAIEIGNDVWIGTRAIVLDGVVIGTGAVIAAGSVVTKDIPPYAIVGGVPAKIIKYRFSEEVISGLLGSRWWDLDIEEIISKMSNHKLD, from the coding sequence ATGAAAATGATAAGTCGATTGATTTTAGCCCCGGTTGGATTTTTCTATAAACTTGTTGAAGCTCTAAAGGAAGGGTCAAGGGATGTTAAGAATAAACTTGACTATAAGAATGCTAGTATTGAATCTGGATGCTGTATAAATGAACGTAGCAAAATAAGTCAGCATGTGCATATCTTCGAAAATTCTACTATTAATTATTCTAAGATATCGTCATTTACATACATCGGTCGGAATTGTCTTATCCAAAATGCATCTATCGGCAAGTTTTGTTCTATTGCATCAGATTGTATGATAGGCCTTGGAAGTCATCCTCTTGACATGTTCTCTACTTCGCCCATTTTTTATAGAAGGGATAATCCATTGAAATTTGAGTTGATAGAAGAGGAAGTGAATATTGAAGAATACAGTGCAATAGAAATAGGGAATGATGTATGGATTGGTACTCGGGCAATTGTTTTAGATGGAGTGGTAATTGGGACAGGTGCAGTTATTGCTGCGGGCTCTGTAGTGACTAAAGATATACCTCCATATGCGATTGTTGGTGGAGTTCCCGCAAAAATTATTAAATATAGATTCTCAGAAGAAGTAATTTCAGGGTTGTTAGGCTCTAGATGGTGGGATTTGGATATTGAGGAAATTATCTCAAAAATGTCAAATCACAAATTAGACTAG
- a CDS encoding glycosyltransferase family 2 protein, which translates to MERIRKIAVLLTCYNRREKTIACLKSLFRASLPDRIKLEVFLVDDGSTDGTSEAVRDTFPSINIIQGTGSLFWNRGMHLAWETAAANSNFDCYMWLNDDVILYKQALEVILQSSKEKPDSIICGSMCSSNNKTLTYGGIDENHNLLEPSDVIQQCTRFNGNLLLVPDSVYKRIGNLDPKFPHAIGDFDYANRAIKRGFKNYITPGFLGICDEHDSLPIWCLSEVPLKKRIKALYSPLGNSHPYYFFYYERKNYSLGLAIKHFLTIHLRLLFPRLWKLKKN; encoded by the coding sequence ATGGAGAGAATACGAAAAATTGCAGTCCTCCTTACTTGTTATAACCGAAGAGAAAAAACGATAGCCTGCTTAAAATCCTTGTTTCGTGCTTCTTTGCCAGATCGGATTAAGCTGGAGGTTTTTCTGGTGGATGATGGATCTACTGATGGAACATCAGAAGCCGTGAGAGACACTTTCCCATCGATCAATATTATTCAAGGAACGGGGAGTCTTTTTTGGAATAGAGGGATGCATTTAGCCTGGGAAACAGCAGCAGCGAATTCCAACTTTGATTGTTACATGTGGCTTAATGATGATGTTATCTTATATAAGCAAGCACTGGAGGTAATCCTTCAGAGCTCAAAAGAAAAACCAGATTCTATCATTTGTGGATCAATGTGCTCTAGCAATAACAAAACACTTACTTACGGAGGCATAGATGAAAACCATAATTTACTTGAACCGAGTGATGTCATTCAACAATGCACGAGGTTCAACGGTAACTTATTGTTAGTTCCTGATTCTGTTTACAAGAGAATTGGAAATCTTGATCCTAAATTTCCACATGCTATCGGAGATTTCGATTACGCAAACAGAGCGATAAAAAGAGGCTTTAAAAACTATATTACTCCAGGATTTTTGGGAATTTGCGATGAACATGATAGTTTGCCAATTTGGTGTTTGTCGGAAGTCCCGCTAAAGAAAAGAATTAAAGCACTTTATTCTCCTTTGGGAAATAGCCATCCTTATTATTTTTTCTATTACGAAAGAAAAAATTACAGTCTGGGTTTAGCAATTAAACATTTTTTAACCATTCATTTACGACTTTTATTTCCACGATTATGGAAGCTAAAAAAGAACTGA